In the genome of Arachis stenosperma cultivar V10309 chromosome 2, arast.V10309.gnm1.PFL2, whole genome shotgun sequence, the window aaaaggaaaaagagaattGTGCTAAAACGGCGCTGGAGTCGTGCGTTTAGCACGAATTCCAGCGATGTGATCGCGCgacccatgcgatcgcgtcccCCTTCTTTCCCCTCTCTCATGCGATCGCGcaccccacgcgatcgcgtcactcccATTTTTACTccaaccacgcgaccgcgtgccccacgcggccacGTGGAGTCGAAAGTATAACCCCCCAGCCACGCGAACCCTATCAGTCGCGCAGCCCCCCACCCCAACCCTCTTCTCCCTCTCTgctccttcttcctcattcttccTCCAGCACCGCCCAGCCGCCACCGCACCACCACCCAGACGCCGCCACCGCGCCGGACGCCGCTGCCGCAACACCTTCCCCTCccttcttctccctttttccTCTCACCTCCACTCTCCACCACTGCCCTCCGCAACCACCGCCCACCACCGCCGGCCATCCAGCCGCGCCCCCCTCTCCGCCACCCACCCGCAGCCCCCCTTCTTCTATCACTACCCTAAACCCTCTCCGCCACTGCCCCCTCAACCGTCACCGCGACACCGTGCCTCGCCACCGCGCTGGACGCCGCCGCAGCCACCTTCTTCCCCGTTCCACCCCTCCCGCCTACCAGGTTCCGCAACACGCAACCCTATTTTATCCGTTCgtcatttttctgtaattttttttcCGTTTCTGTTCATAATTAGGATAGATAGAtatgcatgttgtagtggaAATTTTAAGTTGTTCGGTAGCTTAGGCTGTGGTTAGTGGATCTAGGTCTGTTTACTTGCAATGTTCCTGTTTATGTTTTATCATAACTGCAATTCTGCTGTTCCTGTGACCTCGTTCATATGCTGTGATTTCTTGTAATTGCTGCTTGTTACTCTAAATTTTCCTGTTTCTATTCCTTATTGATAACTGCAGCAAgtttttaattcatatgaaTTGCTTTGTTTACTGTTTATTTTCCGGGAcaatccaattttagccggaatgctgcccaaatttttgaaaattattttcattcatgttTTGGTTTGGCATTTCTGAACTCTGTTTTACTCTGCTTTACCCAAACCATTTCATG includes:
- the LOC130962645 gene encoding proline-rich receptor-like protein kinase PERK8 produces the protein MESRTNDDYDESGTREGMSMVNETDDLSLVLIESTAQPPPHHHPDAATAPDAAAATPSPPFFSLFPLTSTLHHCPPQPPPTTAGHPAAPPSPPPTRSPPSSITTLNPLRHCPLNRHRDTVPRHRAGRRRSHLLPRSTPPAYQDR